The Xenorhabdus doucetiae genome has a window encoding:
- a CDS encoding acyl-CoA dehydrogenase family protein has translation MELYEIHPLVDVAKNFSDNILRPSAGLIDNQGKVPDEIITEMATLGLLGAILPKEYGGQGIDPLSYGYLTEEIGKGCNSTRALLTVHTSLVGETLVKLGSQMQKEKYLPAMARGEKIACFALSEPEAGSDANAIKTRYEVTENGFRISGNKKWITYSGIADLFLVFAKSEEKVSAFIVEFGIEGLTRKPMSGLMASRGAYLSELNFDNVEIPKESLVGREGEGFSFVANTALYFGRYSIAWAGVAIAHAAMEEMVTYARKRKQFGQKIAQHQLIQGIIADSATAFYAAKAACEKIGHLRNQGDHNAIMETNIAKYNSSAVAMLVANNAVQVLGGNGLSNKYPVERLYREAKVLEIIEGTNQIQQMLISQHALRGFYRKGSVIE, from the coding sequence ATGGAGCTATATGAAATTCATCCTTTGGTGGATGTTGCAAAAAATTTTTCAGATAACATATTAAGACCCTCCGCAGGTTTGATTGATAATCAAGGTAAAGTGCCTGATGAAATTATTACTGAGATGGCAACACTGGGTTTATTAGGGGCCATTTTGCCGAAAGAATATGGCGGGCAGGGCATAGATCCCCTTTCTTATGGTTATTTGACTGAAGAAATAGGTAAAGGATGTAATTCGACACGTGCGTTGTTGACGGTGCATACCAGTTTAGTCGGTGAAACGCTTGTAAAGCTGGGCAGTCAGATGCAAAAGGAAAAATACCTGCCTGCAATGGCAAGGGGTGAAAAAATAGCGTGTTTCGCCTTATCTGAACCTGAAGCCGGCTCTGATGCCAATGCCATTAAAACACGGTATGAAGTGACAGAAAATGGTTTCAGGATCAGTGGCAATAAAAAATGGATTACTTATTCAGGCATTGCTGATCTATTCCTTGTTTTTGCCAAATCTGAAGAAAAAGTCAGTGCGTTTATCGTCGAGTTCGGTATTGAAGGATTAACGAGAAAGCCAATGTCCGGTTTAATGGCAAGTCGTGGCGCTTATTTATCAGAACTGAATTTTGATAATGTCGAAATACCTAAAGAGAGTTTAGTCGGGCGTGAGGGAGAAGGGTTCAGCTTTGTCGCGAATACCGCGCTTTATTTTGGTCGTTACAGTATTGCCTGGGCGGGTGTTGCGATTGCGCATGCGGCAATGGAAGAAATGGTGACTTACGCCCGGAAAAGAAAACAGTTCGGTCAGAAAATTGCCCAGCATCAATTGATTCAAGGGATCATTGCTGATTCTGCGACGGCATTTTATGCCGCCAAAGCGGCCTGTGAAAAGATAGGGCATTTGAGAAATCAAGGCGATCACAATGCCATTATGGAAACAAATATCGCCAAATATAATAGTTCTGCTGTCGCTATGCTGGTCGCCAATAATGCCGTTCAGGTCCTTGGCGGAAATGGATTATCCAATAAATATCCGGTAGAAAGGTTATATCGTGAAGCCAAAGTTTTGGAGATTATAGAAGGAACGAATCAAATCCAACAAATGCTCATATCACAACATGCTTTGCGTGGATTTTATCGGAAAGGCTCGGTTATTGAATAA